In bacterium, the genomic stretch CGCCGCCGCGGCGGCGCAGGTCGGCGACCTCGTCGGCCAGCGGGCGCGGGGCCAGCGGCGCGGCGTGCTTGACGCGCACGTCGGCCAGGATGCCGACGTCCGGCGCCAGCTGCCGCCGCAGCCGCAGCACCGCGGCGGCCCGGCCCTCGATGAGCCCCTGGTCGGTGACCGCCGCCCCGACCAGGACGTTGACCCGCACGAAGGCGGCGCCGACCGCGGCGGCCACGGCCAGGGCGGCGTGCGCGTCGTTGCGCAGCACGTTGATCCCCAGCGGCAGTTCGGGGCAAGCGTCGCGCAGCGCGGCCGCGACGCGGGTCAGCGACGCGGTGGTTTCGGCCGGCACGTCCCGGGGGAAGAAAGGGATGTCGTGGTAGTTCTCGAGCATCAGGGCGCCGACGCCCCCCCCGGCCAGCGCCCGCGCGTCGTCCAGCGCGGCGGCGACGACGGCGGCCATGTCGC encodes the following:
- a CDS encoding BtpA/SgcQ family protein encodes the protein MWNRETLRRLLPVPVIGMVHCRPLPGSPGWGGDMAAVVAAALDDARALAGGGVGALMLENYHDIPFFPRDVPAETTASLTRVAAALRDACPELPLGINVLRNDAHAALAVAAAVGAAFVRVNVLVGAAVTDQGLIEGRAAAVLRLRRQLAPDVGILADVRVKHAAPLAPRPLADEVADLRRRGG